The Glycine soja cultivar W05 chromosome 8, ASM419377v2, whole genome shotgun sequence genome has a window encoding:
- the LOC114422734 gene encoding receptor-like protein kinase FERONIA, which translates to MDTSGTRIALGTILPILLLCLPYFSIAVDVIYRPVELLSINCGSSSNFSTLDGRNWTADIKFLSENKDSVAASALTPSTQQGPYTYARFSHSQFTYSFPVSAGPKFLRLFFYSTSYQNFDRSKSDFSVKAGPYTLLHDFNASLNADAGDEPGNYLFREYCINLKDGERLNITFIPSTTDSYAFINGIEVVSMPPYLYYTNLDDNTGFPQIVGGVTYTIESKSALEKIYRLNVAGTNIPPTGDTGMLRTWEADDNYVTTQSNISVDFGGITKLSFTTATENYTAPDKVYRSSRSMGTSGSLNMGFNLTWQLPVDSGFTYLLRLHFCQLDPHVHQAGDLEFYIYIADQLATDRADVLLWTINQKAVPVVTDYIVSIPVNQKKPNISLKLHPHPKSRIKDAQLNGIELFKINHSTGNLAGPNPDPHPKTFEFPLQSKNKKSKGRTGTITAAVAGAVSGVVMLSLIVAFFLIKRKKNVAIDEGSNKKDGTSQGGGSLPANLCRHFSIAEIKAATNNFDELLVVGVGGFGNVYKGYIDEGSTHVAIKRLKPGSQQGEQEFVNEIEMLSQLRHLNLVSLIGYCYESNEMILVYDFMDQGTLCEHLYGTDNPSLSWKQRLQICIGAARGLHYLHTGAKHMIIHRDVKSTNILLDEKWVAKVSDFGLSRIGPTGSSMTHVSTKVKGSIGYLDPEYYKRQRLTEKSDVYSFGVVLLEVLSGRQPLIRTAEKQKMSLVDWAKHRYAKGSLGEIVDPALKGQIATECIHKFGEVALSCLLEDGTQRPSMKDVVGMLEFVLQLQDSAVNGVVVSGGHYEDSEDMFSSTHSSIQLSNYSNSTGLNTTSYGSKESDRLIPENVFSEIKNPEGR; encoded by the coding sequence ATGGATACAAGTGGCACACGAATTGCTTTAGGAACAATCCTCCCCATCCTGTTGTTGTGCCTCCCTTACTTTTCTATAGCAGTTGATGTTATTTACCGTCCCGTTGAACTCTTGAGCATCAACTGTGGCTCTTCCAGTAACTTTTCCACTCTCGATGGTCGGAATTGGACTGCAGACATCAAATTCCTCTCAGAAAACAAGGACTCGGTTGCTGCTTCTGCTCTCACACCGTCTACCCAACAGGGTCCATACACCTATGCTCGTTTCTCTCACTCCCAATTCACTTACTCCTTTCCCGTCTCCGCAGGCCCAAAGTTCCTTCGCCTCTTCTTCTACTCAACTTCCTACCAAAACTTCGATCGTTCCAAATCCGATTTCTCAGTCAAAGCAGGCCCTTACACCCTCCTCCATGATTTCAACGCTTCCCTCAATGCTGATGCTGGGGACGAGCCTGGCAACTACTTGTTCAGAGAATATTGCATCAACCTCAAAGATGGAGAGAGGCTCAACATAACCTTCATTCCAAGCACCACAGATTCGTATGCTTTCATCAATGGAATCGAGGTTGTTTCAATGCCCCCTTATCTCTACTACACCAATCTTGACGACAACACTGGATTCCCGCAAATTGTTGGAGGAGTAACATATACTATTGAAAGCAAATCAGCTCTGGAGAAAATATACCGGTTAAACGTTGCTGGAACAAATATCCCCCCAACTGGGGACACGGGTATGTTAAGAACCTGGGAAGCCGATGACAACTACGTAACAACTCAAAGTAACATATCTGTTGATTTTGGGGGTATAACTAAGCTCAGCTTCACTACTGCGACTGAAAACTACACGGCACCAGACAAAGTGTACCGATCCTCAAGGAGTATGGGAACTAGTGGCTCTTTGAACATGGGATTCAACCTCACATGGCAGCTTCCTGTTGATTCTGGCTTTACCTACTTGTTAAGGTTACACTTTTGCCAGCTTGACCCGCATGTTCATCAGGCTGGTGACCTGGAATTCTACATCTACATAGCGGATCAGTTGGCTACCGATAGGGCAGACGTTCTCTTATGGACCATTAACCAGAAGGCTGTCCCAGTGGTTACAGACTACATAGTTTCCATCCCGGTGAATCAGAAGAAACCAAATATTTCACTGAAACTGCATCCTCACCCTAAAAGCAGAATCAAGGATGCACAACTAAACGgaattgaacttttcaaaatCAACCACTCAACAGGTAATCTCGCTGGACCGAACCCAGACCCTCATCCAAAGACCTTTGAATTTCCTCTTCAAAGCAAAAACAAGAAAAGCAAAGGGAGGACGGGAACCATAACTGCCGCCGTTGCTGGCGCAGTTTCCGGTGTCGTTATGCTCTCCCTTATTGTCGCTTTCTTCCTCATCAAACGCAAGAAGAACGTGGCCATCGACGAAGGTTCCAATAAAAAAGATGGAACTTCTCAAGGGGGTGGCTCACTACCAGCCAACCTCTGCCGTCACTTCTCAATAGCAGAAATCAAAGCAGCTACCAATAACTTCGACGAACTCTTAGTGGTTGGTGTGGGAGGCTTTGGCAACGTGTACAAAGGCTACATAGACGAAGGTTCAACACATGTCGCAATCAAAAGGCTCAAACCCGGTTCTCAGCAAGGTGAGCAGGAGTTTGTGAACGAGATCGAAATGCTGTCTCAACTTCGTCATCTCAATCTTGTTTCCCTCATAGGTTACTGTTACGAGAGCAATGAGATGATACTCGTTTATGATTTCATGGATCAAGGAACCCTCTGTGAGCATCTCTACGGCACCGATAACCCTTCCCTCTCATGGAAGCAAAGGCTCCAGATCTGCATAGGTGCTGCACGAGGATTGCACTATCTGCATACAGGTGCAAAGCACATGATCATTCACCGTGACGTCAAGAGCACCAATATCTTATTGGATGAAAAATGGGTGGCCAAGGTTTCAGACTTTGGGTTATCCAGAATTGGGCCCACGGGTTCTTCAATGACCCATGTGAGCACTAAGGTTAAAGGTAGCATTGGATATTTAGACCCAGAGTATTACAAACGACAGCGTTTGACTGAGAAGTCTGATGTCTACTCGTTTGGGGTGGTGCTCTTGGAGGTATTGTCTGGGAGGCAGCCCTTGATCCGCACTGCAGAGAAGCAAAAGATGTCACTGGTTGATTGGGCAAAGCATCGCTACGCAAAGGGATCTCTGGGTGAGATTGTGGATCCTGCACTGAAGGGCCAGATAGCAACTGAGTGTATACACAAATTTGGTGAGGTTGCGCTGAGTTGTTTGCTTGAGGATGGGACTCAAAGGCCCTCCATGAAGGACGTCGTTGGGATGCTGGAGTTTGTTCTGCAGCTTCAGGACAGTGCTGTTAATGGAGTGGTGGTCAGTGGTGGGCATTATGAAGATAGTGAGGATATGTTTAGCAGTACCCATAGTAGTATACAACTTTCGAATTATAGTAACAGCACTGGATTGAACACCACGAGCTATGGCAGTAAGGAATCTGACAGGTTGATCCCGGAGAATGTTTTCTCTGAGATTAAGAATCCAGAGGGGCGATAA